From Juglans regia cultivar Chandler chromosome 6, Walnut 2.0, whole genome shotgun sequence, the proteins below share one genomic window:
- the LOC108984577 gene encoding uncharacterized protein LOC108984577 has protein sequence MAVEVIPGRLRKTWEIWNIRGVILISLLLQIFLFLGAPMRKRTGNRLVILLVWSSYFLAEWATSFALGLITSGQSSKHGENSDLFAFWASFLLLHHGGPDTITAFEENELWLRHLLTLISQVVATLYVFLQTLPQSKLWLPTSLIFFAGIIKYAERTHSLYLASWRTFQETMLTEPDPGPNYAKLMKAFSSKKAAGLPTTMSQTIDAVITESKAVFNYCPRPSEKKGLEDFEVVKYAHEHFLKIFKGLVVELISQHDRQESMLYFCMRSAEDALKVLEVELNFIYEILFTKVFVLHNLKGYFFRLLTFLSVWVSLAFFILDCKQGLDKFDIRITYTLLVVSLSLEIIALFKLIFSDWTTAYLEMKPNTNPSVLRTIFRRLLKIRSSRWSECEDDAGNKFSKRATSVLLRRWTESGAGFNLITYCLKQLPKLPLMRAFCFGTLPLNSAMEETSITRQNLNLIYIVDSVSSFQITCYIF, from the coding sequence ATGGCCGTAGAGGTCATTCCGGGAAGGCTCAGGAAGACATGGGAGATATGGAATATCAGAGGAGTAATTCTCATCAGCCTTTTATTACAAATCTTTCTATTTTTGGGTGCTCCCATGAGAAAACGCACAGGAAATAGGTTGGTCATTCTGCTAGTCTGGTCATCGTACTTTCTCGCTGAATGGGCAACTAGCTTTGCTCTCGGGCTCATCACCAGCGGCCAAAGTTCTAAGCATGGTGAAAATAGTGACCTCTTTGCATTTTGGGCTTCGTTTCTGTTGTTACATCATGGTGGCCCGGACACCATAACTGCTTTTGAGGAAAACGAGCTCTGGCTAAGGCACCTTCTTACCTTAATATCCCAAGTTGTCGCCACGTTGTATGTCTTCCTCCAAACACTACCGCAAAGCAAGCTATGGCTCCCAACTTCCCTTATTTTCTTCGCAGGAATCATCAAATATGCTGAACGGACACATTCTTTGTATCTTGCAAGCTGGCGTACATTCCAAGAAACCATGCTTACGGAACCAGATCCTGGACCAAACTACGCGAAGCTCATGAAGGCATTCTCTTCAAAGAAAGCAGCCGGACTTCCTACAACAATGTCACAAACAATAGATGCTGTTATTACAGAATCAAAGGCCGTCTTCAATTATTGTCCTCGACCGAGCGAGAAGAAGGGATTAGAGGACTTTGAGGTGGTGAAATATGCTCATGAACACTTCTTGAAAATCTTCAAGGGGCTCGTTGTTGAGCTAATTAGCCAGCATGATCGACAGGAGAGCatgttatatttttgtatgagaAGTGCTGAAGATGCGCTTAAAGTGTTGGAGGTTGAACTCAATTTCATCTACGAAATTCTCTTTACCAAGGTATTTGTACTGCATAATCTCAAAGGATACTTTTTCCGCCTCCTGACCTTTCTTTCAGTTTGGGTGTCCCTAGCGTTCTTTATTTTAGACTGCAAGCAAGGCTTGGATAAGTTCGATATTAGAATCACCTACACCCTGCTGGTCGTTTCATTGAGCCTAGAGATAATAGCACTCTTCAAGCTCATTTTCTCGGATTGGACAACAGCTTATCTCGAAATGAAGCCAAATACAAATCCAAGTGTACTCAGGACCATCTTCAGGAGATTGCTCAAAATTAGAAGTTCAAGGTGGTCTGAATGCGAGGATGACGCTGGCAACAAGTTTTCAAAGAGAGCTACATCAGTATTACTTCGCAGGTGGACTGAATCCGGGGCAGGATTTAATTTGATAACATACTGCCTCAAGCAACTTCCCAAATTGCCACTGATGAGAGCCTTCTGCTTTGGCACATTGCCACTGAACTCTGCTATGGAAGAGACGTCGATCACGAGACAAAACCTCAACCTGATATACATCGTGGATTCAGTAAGCTCCTTTCAGATTACATGCTATATCTTCTAG